From the Scylla paramamosain isolate STU-SP2022 chromosome 15, ASM3559412v1, whole genome shotgun sequence genome, one window contains:
- the LOC135107183 gene encoding protein FAM200A-like yields MLDGKSADKIKYVPISDTTVSRRISDIAENLELQLVSHLQTAGEFAIQLDESTDISNCAVLLVYVRYVHEDDFLEDMLCCLTLPTHSSGFEIYRVLNDCIVGKYKLNWANCKGITTDGAANMTGKKSGVVTKISEAAGNDVTWRHCFIHREALAAKGIPDNLRGVLNDVVKVINTIKGSALNSRLFELLCLEMGADHSHLLYHTEVRWLSRGRILTRVYELRMEIHIFLLEKKSSMASLFCNDEWILKLSYLSDIFSKLNELNLKLQGKETDVFRHCEEVEAFKKSIMLWQARLAVDQPLYYMFPTLLQHIEEHNNTSEETMKKLKCDIQLHLHSLSSSFEQYFPEENLKNIRDNHWVKDPFAFEKPEAVIGLNLTPDEENELLHLTSDTSLRIRMRSSPLSSFWISVSKEFPHLSKKSILLLIPFTTTYLCEAGFSTLTKLKSKERNRLNPTADMRVALSSCKPDWNKITKDKQAHQSH; encoded by the coding sequence ATGCTCGATGGAAAGTCGGCAGACAAGATCAAATATGTCCCAATCAGTGATACAACAGTGTCACGGCGGATAAGTGATATCGCAGAAAATTTGGAACTTCAGCTGGTGTCACACCTACAGACTGCTGGAGAATTTGCTATTCAGCTGGACGAAAGTACTGATATATCTAACTGTGCAGTGCTCCTGGTGTACGTCAGATACGTACATGAAGATGACTTTTTGGAAGATATGCTTTGCTGCTTAACCTTACCTACTCATTCATCAGGATTCGAGATATACAGAGTGCTGAATGACTGCATAGTTGGAAAATACAAGCTGAACTGGGCCAATTGCAAAGGAATTACAACCGATGGAGCAGCAAATATGACTGGGAAAAAGAGCGGTGTTGTGACAAAAATATCAGAAGCAGCCGGTAATGATGTAACTTGGAGACATTGTTTCATCCACCGTGAAGCGCTGGCTGCCAAAGGTATCCCAGACAATCTCAGAGGTGTTTTGAATGACGTTGTGAAAGTTATCAACACAATCAAAGGAAGTGCACTTAACAGTCGGTTGTTTGAACTCTTGTGCCTGGAGATGGGAGCTGATCATTCACACCTTTTGTACCATACGGAAGTTCGATGGCTCTCCCGCGGGAGAATTCTAACAAGGGTTTATGAGCTAAGAATGgaaattcatatttttcttctcgagAAAAAATCCAGTATGGCAAGCTTGTTTTGCAATGATGAGTGGATTCTAAAACTTTCATATTTATCAGACATTTTCTCAAAGCTAAATGAGCTTAATCTAAAACTGCAAGGGAAAGAAACTGATGTATTCCGACACTGTGAGGAAGTAGAAGCATTTAAGAAGTCAATAATGCTGTGGCAAGCAAGGCTTGCAGTTGATCAACCTCTTTACTATATGTTCCCAACACTTTTGCAGCATATTGAAGAACATAATAACACCAGTGAAGAAACcatgaagaaattgaaatgtGATATACAGCTGCACCTCCATTCTTTGTCAAGCAGTTTTGAACAGTATTTTCCTGAAGAAAACCTTAAGAATATAAGAGACAACCATTGGGTGAAGGACCCTTTTGCATTTGAAAAACCAGAAGCTGTTATAGGGCTAAACCTTACAcctgatgaagaaaatgaacttCTTCATCTGACAAGTGATACATCATTAAGAATCAGGATGCGGTCATCACCTCTGTCATCATTCTGGATAAGTGTTTCCAAGGAATTTCCACATCTAAGTAAGAAAAGTATTTTACTTTTGATCCCCTTTACAACTACATACTTGTGTGAAGCTGGGTTCTCAACCTTGACAAaactaaaaagcaaagaaagaaatcgACTCAATCCTACAGCCGACATGCGTGTGGCGTTATCCTCCTGCAAGCCAGACTGGAATAAGATAACGAAAGACAAGCAGGCACACCAGTCACACTGA